The [Eubacterium] siraeum genome contains a region encoding:
- a CDS encoding ParA family protein: protein MAVVIAITNQKGGVGKTTTCAAFCGGLTESGKSVLAIDLDPQGNLSFSLGADAEESYTMYDVFKGNCTVKEAIQCTDNCDVIPANILLSGCELELTGVGREYLLREALSDVMDDYDYIMIDTPPALSILTINAYTAADKLIIPMIAEILSLQGIAQLKETIFAVKKYYNKDLEITGILLNKYNPRLVLTKEVEELAGMIAEQLGTKILSSRISTNVSLAEAPAHGISIMEYAPRSKATAEYRSLINEVTGVPMKKSQRKDSKRPVRRPSKKQ, encoded by the coding sequence ATGGCAGTTGTTATAGCGATAACAAATCAGAAGGGCGGTGTCGGCAAAACCACGACCTGCGCCGCATTCTGCGGAGGACTAACCGAAAGCGGTAAGAGCGTTCTTGCAATAGACCTCGATCCGCAGGGAAATCTCAGCTTCAGCCTTGGCGCTGACGCAGAAGAAAGCTATACTATGTACGATGTATTCAAGGGAAACTGCACCGTAAAAGAGGCAATACAATGCACGGATAACTGCGATGTTATCCCCGCAAACATACTGTTGTCGGGCTGTGAGCTTGAGCTTACAGGTGTTGGCAGAGAGTACCTTCTCAGAGAGGCACTGTCGGACGTTATGGACGATTACGATTACATAATGATAGACACCCCTCCTGCGCTTTCAATCCTCACGATAAACGCATATACAGCGGCGGACAAGCTGATTATTCCGATGATAGCCGAGATACTCAGCCTGCAGGGAATAGCACAGCTTAAAGAAACGATTTTCGCCGTAAAGAAATATTACAACAAGGATCTGGAGATTACAGGCATATTGCTTAATAAATATAATCCCCGACTTGTGCTTACAAAAGAAGTTGAGGAGCTTGCCGGAATGATAGCCGAACAGCTTGGCACAAAGATACTCAGTTCAAGGATAAGCACAAACGTTTCCCTTGCGGAAGCCCCTGCACACGGCATTTCAATAATGGAATATGCCCCACGCTCCAAGGCGACCGCAGAATACCGCAGTCTTATCAACGAAGTGACCGGTGTACCGATGAAAAAATCGCAGAGAAAGGACAGCAAACGACCTGTCCGCAGACCGTCAAAGAAACAGTAA